Proteins co-encoded in one Lasioglossum baleicum chromosome 3, iyLasBale1, whole genome shotgun sequence genomic window:
- the LOC143207058 gene encoding fructose-bisphosphate aldolase, producing the protein MLVSGKGLMACDESPSSLNARFDELGIENTETQRRDYRQMLFTADESQLTKYISGVILHPETVYQKTTDGISFVELLQQKNILPGVKVDTGLVDLFGTNGEKTTEGLDNLQERCIQFKRDGCHFTKWRCTYTISDNTPSQLAMNTNAHVLARYATICQSARLVPIIEPEILNPGDYGINKALEVHEEVMSILFRTLNEHHVYLEGAILKPAMVLSGIKNTTNCTSQIIAESTIVGLQRTVPPAVPGVVFLSGGQSDTESVTNLNAICSYEGKIPWRLTFCYGRAIQNAAMKVWQGQPGNVEEAQAVLLERTRLCSEAALGKLQADGMCTKKGQNLQ; encoded by the exons ATGCTTGTTTCTGGGAAAGGGTTAATGGCTTGTGATGAATCCCCATCGAGTTTGAATGCGCGATTTGATGAGCTTGGTATCGAAAATACGGAGACACAACGACGAGATTATCGGCAGATGTTGTTTACCGCTGATGAG TCTCAACTAACAAAATACATAAGCGGTGTTATTCTGCATCCCGAGACAGTTTACCAGAAAACAACCGACGGCATTAGTTTCGTCGAACTGTTGCAACAGAAGAACATTCTACCCGGCGTGAAGGTTGATACTGGTTTAGTCGATCTCTTTGGCACTAATGGTGAGAAGACCACCGAAGGGTTAGACAATTTGCAAGAGAGATGTATTCAATTCAAGCGAGACGGTTGTCATTTCACAAAATGGAGATGCACGTATACGATCTCGGATAACACGCCAAGTCAGTTGGCAATGAATACCAATGCACACGTTCTTGCAAG ATATGCCACTATATGTCAGAGTGCACGATTGGTACCTATTATAGAACCGGAAATATTAAATCCTGGTGACTACGGAATAAATAAAGCATTGGAGGTACATGAAGAGGTCATGTCTATCTTATTTCGTACTCTAAATGAGCATCATGTTTACCTGGAAGGTGCAATCCTAAAACCAGCGATGGTTCTGTCGGGAATCAAGAATACAACGAATTGCACATCACAA ATAATTGCCGAAAGCACAATAGTGGGTCTACAGAGAACAGTGCCACCAGCAGTTCCAGGGGTCGTATTTCTTAGCGGTGGACAATCAGATACAGAATCCGTGACGAATTTGAATGCTATTTGTTCATACGAAGGGAAAATTCCTTGGAGACTAACCTTTTGTTATGGGCGTGCAATACAA AACGCAGCCATGAAGGTTTGGCAGGGACAGCCAGGAAACGTGGAAGAAGCCCAAGCAGTCTTACTCGAGAGGACAAGACTCTGTTCTGAAGCAGCTTTGGGCAAATTACAAGCAGACGGAATGTGCACTAAAAAAGGCCAAAACTTGCAATAA
- the LOC143207055 gene encoding uncharacterized protein LOC143207055, translated as MSNREKSDSRSDQCVKSKEERDRRQSVSSHSDNSDVKKTRRNACSKDKRKKSKHRSSSSSSSSSSGSSREAKHSNDKDKRSNKWDKRYENGMRLYRTNTRESRGYYKGRSGYLDNRKRMFNYRPYKHSGFYDRSRMHNNSQYHKYNNERRNNRFSNHNIRRPPYNRSRSRSSQNYDYQRDIKDSSEYSRESNSKERNLKRSNTDKVESRKGNADESYSKGKDKKREEEDVEEKTDHSTHKKSKRKRSLSSSSSTSVSSTSSESSSSSSSSSSSSSSDSSSSSNTSEDERKRKKAKRKAKKLKKVMKKRKKKKRMRKKLKKKLKKSSSKKKARNTDKCKDNVTKDTSQEVEKSKTMAPMTKEEWEKKQNMIRRVYDEETGRYRLIKGDGEILEEIVSRERHKEINKQATKGDGEYFQARLKTNVF; from the exons atgagTAACAGAGAAAAAAGTGATTCACGATCAGATCAATGTGTTAAGAGTAAGGAAGAAAGGGATAGAAGGCAATCAGTATCTTCGCACAGTGACAATTCTGATGTTAAGAAAACCAGGCGTAACGCATGCAGTAAagataaaagaaagaaatcaaAACATAGAAGCAGCTCAAGCAGCTCGAGCTCTTCTAGCGGTTCTAGTCGTGAAGCTAAACACTCTAACGATAAAGACAAAAGGAGCAACAAGTGGGATAAAAGATATGAAAATGGAATGCGATTATACCGAACAAATACAAGGGAAAGTAGAGGGTATTATAAAGGACGCAGTGGGTATTTAGATAATCGGAAACGTATGTTCAATTATCGACCTTACAAACACTCCGGGTTTTATGATAGGAGTAGAATGCATAATAATTCACAATATCATAAGTATAATAACGAAAGGAGGAATAATCGATTTTCAAATCATAATATTAGAAGACCACCATATAATAGATCTAGAAGTAGAAGCAGTCAGAACTATGATTATCAGAGAGACATAAAAGATTCCAGCGAATATTCAAGAGAAAGTAATTCGAAAGAACGAAATTTAAAACGTTCGAACACCGATAAAGTAGAATCAAGAAAAGGTAATGCGGACGAGTCCTATTCAAAAGGAAAAGATAAAAAAAGGGAAGAAGAAGATGTAGAAGAAAAGACTGATCATTCTACTCATAAGAAATCTAAAAGAAAAAGGTCCTTATCTTCTTCAAGTTCTACAAGCGTTAGCAGTACCAGTAGCGAGAGTAGTAGCAGTAGTTCTAGTAGTAGCAGCAGCAGTAGTAGCGACAGCAGTAGCAGTTCCAATACATCTGAAGATGAAAGGAAACGCAAGAAAGCAAAGAGAAAAgctaaaaaattaaagaaagttATGAAGAAACgtaagaagaagaaaaggatgAGGAAGAAGTTGAAGAAAAAGCTAAAGAAGTCATCTTCTAAAAAGAAGGCTCGCAATACTGACAAATGTAAGGATAATGTTACTAAAGACACTTCACAAGAAGTGGAAAAGTCAAAGACAATGGCACCAATGACAAAAGAAGAATGGGAAAAGAAACAAAACATGATACGTAGAGTATATGATGAGGAAACTGGAAGATATAG GTTAATTAAAGGAGATGGAGAAATTTTAGAAGAAATTGTGAGTAGAGAACGTCACAAAGAGATTAACAAACAAGCAACTAAAGGAGATGGAGAATATTTTCAGGCACGATTAAAAACCAATGTTTTCTGA